From a single Planococcus shenhongbingii genomic region:
- a CDS encoding homoserine/threonine efflux transporter — MDNLFAYISIAAMMVIIPGADTMLLMKNTLRHGPKAGYYTTLGMAAGLSFWTLIAVLGLAVVIAQSIVLFTLIKYIGAAYLVYLGIRSFFSKSGFSLGEIQEQARKPAASSVRHNKESFRQALLSNVLNPKTVLVYITVMPQFIDISGNVNQQLMVLAFILTLLAVTWFLFLVNLMDLAKKWLNDPKFQKVFQKTAGAVLVGFGIKTAI; from the coding sequence GTGGATAATTTGTTTGCCTATATTTCAATAGCTGCCATGATGGTGATCATACCTGGGGCGGACACGATGCTGCTGATGAAAAATACGCTTCGGCACGGACCTAAGGCCGGTTATTATACGACGCTCGGAATGGCAGCCGGTCTTTCTTTTTGGACCTTGATTGCGGTTCTGGGCTTAGCGGTAGTGATTGCCCAATCGATCGTTCTCTTCACTTTGATCAAATATATAGGAGCTGCCTACCTAGTCTATTTAGGAATCAGAAGCTTTTTCTCGAAAAGCGGATTTTCTTTAGGGGAAATTCAGGAACAGGCACGCAAGCCGGCTGCCTCTTCCGTTCGGCACAACAAAGAATCCTTCAGGCAAGCGTTGCTGAGCAATGTTCTTAATCCCAAGACCGTGTTGGTCTATATCACGGTTATGCCTCAATTCATCGACATAAGCGGGAATGTAAACCAGCAATTGATGGTGTTGGCATTCATCTTAACTCTGCTGGCTGTCACTTGGTTCTTGTTCCTGGTGAACCTCATGGATTTAGCGAAAAAATGGCTGAATGACCCGAAATTCCAAAAGGTTTTCCAAAAGACGGCGGGTGCAGTACTGGTCGGTTTTGGAATAAAAACCGCGATTTGA
- a CDS encoding GNAT family N-acetyltransferase, whose amino-acid sequence MFEIREADGNDAEQLAEVMRSAEESGYMLFDPGEREIVLESFAAFIEATNQQEKSRIFIACEKERILGYLIAQSEKPKRISHRAYLVIGIHSDSRGKGIGKALFSHMLAWAKKVNLHRLDLTVVAENEAAVALYKKMGFEIEGIKRDSLLINDHYVDEYYMSKLI is encoded by the coding sequence ATGTTTGAAATCCGAGAAGCGGACGGGAATGATGCTGAACAACTAGCGGAAGTAATGAGGAGTGCAGAGGAATCCGGGTATATGCTGTTTGATCCGGGCGAAAGGGAAATTGTGCTTGAATCGTTTGCTGCATTCATCGAAGCGACGAACCAGCAGGAAAAATCAAGGATCTTTATCGCCTGTGAAAAGGAACGCATTTTGGGTTACCTGATTGCTCAAAGCGAAAAGCCAAAGCGTATTTCACACCGGGCGTATCTTGTGATCGGCATTCATAGCGATAGCCGTGGAAAGGGCATCGGAAAAGCCTTGTTTTCGCATATGCTGGCTTGGGCCAAGAAAGTAAATCTCCATCGGCTGGATTTGACCGTGGTTGCCGAAAATGAGGCGGCTGTTGCCTTGTACAAGAAAATGGGTTTCGAAATTGAAGGGATAAAAAGAGATTCTCTCTTAATCAACGACCACTATGTGGATGAATACTACATGTCAAAGTTAATTTAA
- a CDS encoding CPCC family cysteine-rich protein: MRREKCPCCGYPTLQTRGDFEICILCDWEDENHDELSSAEVFGGPNGDYSLEEARNNFQKNFNMYREKNDFDAIIVGKKKLIKAYEGWEKDKQANRKEKWNEIRKLENELNLLS, from the coding sequence ATGAGAAGAGAAAAATGCCCTTGCTGCGGGTATCCTACATTACAGACAAGAGGAGATTTTGAAATATGTATACTTTGTGATTGGGAAGACGAAAACCATGATGAACTTTCTTCAGCGGAAGTTTTCGGAGGACCCAATGGAGATTATTCGCTCGAAGAAGCAAGAAACAATTTTCAAAAGAACTTTAATATGTACAGAGAGAAGAATGATTTTGATGCCATTATAGTCGGGAAGAAAAAATTAATAAAAGCTTATGAAGGGTGGGAAAAAGACAAGCAGGCAAATAGAAAAGAAAAATGGAATGAGATCCGCAAGTTAGAAAATGAGCTGAATTTGCTTTCTTGA
- a CDS encoding ABC transporter permease codes for MTINAKTNDFPIEKSSKPKSRTDSNKFRGLVLGWILPIVLLVSWEAAARLGLIDTYVFPAPTIIFQKIVEMAQDGTLWGHIGITFLRVLIGFFAGTMLALVLGSFVGYFKWFEQLVDPLIQAFRSIPSLAWVPLFILWMGIGEPSKVLLIAVGVFFPVYLNIVSGIQGVDRKLIEVGKIYHFTSFQIVRRIILPASLPSFLVGLRSGVGLGWMFVVAAELMGAGQGLGYLLVVGQNTYSPELIMASIILFAILGKLTDALLKSLEARALRWQDNLQNQQ; via the coding sequence ATGACGATCAACGCTAAAACTAATGATTTTCCGATAGAGAAAAGTAGTAAGCCGAAATCCCGCACGGATTCAAATAAGTTTAGAGGCCTGGTACTCGGGTGGATATTGCCGATCGTTCTTTTGGTCTCTTGGGAAGCAGCCGCACGTCTTGGCTTGATAGACACCTATGTTTTTCCAGCCCCTACCATAATTTTTCAAAAGATTGTAGAGATGGCTCAAGACGGAACCCTTTGGGGGCATATCGGCATTACTTTTCTTCGCGTACTGATCGGGTTTTTTGCCGGGACTATGCTGGCCCTTGTATTGGGTTCTTTTGTGGGCTATTTCAAGTGGTTTGAACAGCTTGTGGATCCATTGATCCAAGCATTCAGATCGATTCCTTCCCTTGCCTGGGTGCCCTTATTCATTTTGTGGATGGGAATTGGAGAACCGTCCAAAGTACTGCTGATTGCAGTGGGTGTTTTCTTTCCGGTTTATTTGAATATCGTCTCCGGTATTCAAGGTGTAGACCGCAAGCTGATTGAAGTTGGGAAGATTTATCACTTTACTTCGTTCCAGATTGTGCGCCGAATCATTTTGCCAGCATCTCTGCCGTCTTTTCTTGTCGGCTTGCGCAGCGGCGTCGGCTTGGGCTGGATGTTCGTTGTCGCTGCTGAACTGATGGGCGCAGGGCAAGGGCTCGGCTATTTACTGGTTGTTGGCCAGAATACATATTCGCCTGAGCTCATCATGGCAAGCATCATCCTTTTTGCCATACTCGGGAAGCTGACAGACGCTTTATTGAAATCGCTGGAAGCGCGTGCCTTGAGATGGCAGGATAATTTACAGAACCAACAATAA
- a CDS encoding PLP-dependent aminotransferase family protein: MIHKFTKRANQMKPSDMRIILTAGEQPDLISFAGGLPAPELFPMEALKKASEAVLTEDGPVALQYSPTEGHAPLRRKTLERMEAIGIQANLNQVMITSGSQQAIDLTGRLFLDEGDTVICESPTYLAALNVFNLCNAHIVDVEMDENGMIMERLEKRLQENPQAKFIYTIPDFQNPTGRTLSLDRRKRMLELAQQYDVLILEDNPYGAIRFSGTPIPPIKHFDKEGRVIYMSSFSKIFAPGLRLGWICADEAIIEKYMGFKESADMHSDGFAQRITSKYMEQNDIDVHIEKINAAYRDRCQTMYECVNQYFPEAVSCVKPAGGLFIWVELPDTIDSRKISIIGLEKGVAVLSGDAFFATGSKRNALRLNFSNTSEERIIEGMKRIGEVLHQELRIEAAVK; encoded by the coding sequence ATGATTCATAAATTCACCAAGAGAGCCAACCAGATGAAACCTTCGGATATGCGGATCATCTTAACAGCTGGAGAACAACCGGATTTGATTTCTTTTGCCGGTGGTCTTCCGGCCCCAGAACTGTTTCCTATGGAGGCCCTGAAAAAAGCAAGTGAAGCTGTTCTGACTGAAGATGGACCGGTTGCCCTTCAATACAGCCCGACCGAGGGTCATGCCCCGCTCCGCAGAAAAACGCTTGAGCGAATGGAAGCGATCGGCATCCAGGCGAATTTGAACCAAGTCATGATCACATCCGGTTCCCAGCAGGCGATTGACTTGACGGGCCGCCTTTTTCTGGATGAAGGAGATACGGTCATCTGCGAAAGCCCGACTTATCTGGCGGCGCTTAACGTTTTCAACCTCTGCAACGCCCATATTGTAGACGTTGAGATGGATGAGAACGGCATGATTATGGAAAGGTTGGAAAAGAGGCTTCAAGAAAATCCCCAAGCAAAATTCATCTATACGATTCCTGATTTCCAGAACCCGACGGGTCGCACGCTGAGCCTGGATCGAAGAAAGCGGATGCTGGAGCTGGCTCAACAATACGACGTATTGATTTTGGAAGATAATCCGTACGGTGCCATCCGTTTTTCCGGAACACCAATTCCGCCGATCAAGCATTTTGATAAAGAGGGCCGTGTTATTTACATGAGTTCTTTCTCTAAAATATTCGCACCGGGACTCCGGCTTGGCTGGATTTGTGCCGATGAAGCGATTATCGAAAAATACATGGGATTCAAGGAATCCGCAGATATGCATTCCGATGGCTTTGCGCAGCGGATCACTTCGAAGTACATGGAACAGAATGATATCGATGTACATATCGAGAAGATCAACGCCGCTTATCGCGACAGATGCCAAACGATGTATGAATGTGTAAATCAGTACTTCCCAGAAGCTGTTTCCTGTGTGAAACCGGCAGGCGGATTGTTCATTTGGGTAGAACTTCCTGACACCATCGACTCCAGAAAAATCTCAATAATTGGCCTTGAAAAAGGTGTGGCTGTGCTGTCGGGAGATGCCTTTTTTGCAACCGGCTCAAAAAGAAATGCGCTTCGGCTAAACTTCTCAAATACTTCAGAAGAGCGAATCATTGAAGGCATGAAACGCATCGGAGAAGTACTTCATCAGGAATTAAGAATAGAAGCTGCGGTGAAATAA
- a CDS encoding DNA alkylation repair protein, whose product MNETKGTEIKRSSTAEDILAQITSHTKLGDLRKIAKDIKKDHELAMELWSTGAFLPRLLAILIMDKKLLSPEVLNELDQDMQTHTFDERNNLMDWLMANQLTKDKKTLAVMGSWQQSPSALQRRAFWYYQGRLRWTGQTPPDNTADLLAVMEAAITQEEPEVQWAMNFTAGWIGVYDEKNRARCIKLGEKTGLYKDEVVSKGCTPNYLPEFISIEVNKRHNN is encoded by the coding sequence ATGAATGAAACTAAAGGCACTGAAATCAAACGCTCTTCAACAGCAGAAGACATTCTCGCTCAGATCACCAGTCACACGAAGCTAGGCGACTTACGGAAAATCGCGAAGGACATTAAAAAAGACCACGAACTCGCGATGGAACTTTGGTCAACCGGAGCGTTTTTGCCCCGCCTGTTAGCAATCTTAATCATGGACAAAAAACTTCTTTCACCAGAGGTGCTGAATGAGCTTGATCAGGACATGCAGACGCACACATTTGATGAGCGCAACAACTTAATGGATTGGCTAATGGCGAATCAGCTCACCAAAGACAAGAAGACCCTGGCAGTGATGGGGTCATGGCAACAGAGTCCTTCTGCTCTACAAAGAAGAGCTTTCTGGTATTATCAAGGGCGATTGAGATGGACGGGACAAACCCCGCCTGATAACACCGCAGACTTGCTAGCTGTAATGGAAGCTGCTATTACGCAGGAAGAACCGGAAGTTCAATGGGCGATGAATTTCACCGCAGGCTGGATAGGCGTTTACGATGAAAAGAATCGCGCACGCTGCATTAAACTGGGTGAGAAAACGGGTCTCTACAAAGACGAAGTCGTATCAAAAGGATGCACTCCCAACTATTTGCCGGAGTTCATTTCGATTGAAGTTAACAAACGGCATAATAATTAG
- a CDS encoding aliphatic sulfonate ABC transporter substrate-binding protein, protein MKKIIAVVLLLVGASFILGACSNAQGKEQGALKKVVLDYAYYSPTSLALKEFGWAEEVFEKEGIEVEWVLSQGSNKALEFLNSKSVDFGSTAGAAALIAKSNGSPIESVYIYSKPEWTALVATEDSPIKTVEDLKGKKVAATLGTDPYIFLLRSLQEAGLSSKDLEIVNLQHADGANALLTGQVDAWAGLDPHMARVEVDSGANLFSRDHDKNTYGTLNVRSEFAEQNPEAVEKVIEVYEKARKWVVENPDEAAEILAKEADMELEVAKKSIERNDFSDPIPGDKQIEALEEAGAVLKSENVIKGDADIEKTVSELIIDRFAKKVIATE, encoded by the coding sequence ATGAAGAAGATTATTGCAGTTGTGTTGTTGCTAGTAGGTGCGTCGTTTATCTTGGGGGCTTGTTCAAATGCACAAGGAAAAGAGCAAGGCGCGTTGAAAAAAGTAGTTCTGGATTATGCCTATTACTCGCCAACGAGCTTGGCTTTAAAGGAATTCGGATGGGCAGAAGAAGTTTTTGAGAAAGAAGGCATCGAAGTGGAATGGGTTCTGAGCCAAGGAAGCAATAAGGCATTGGAGTTTTTGAATTCGAAAAGCGTAGATTTCGGATCCACTGCGGGAGCAGCTGCGTTAATCGCAAAATCGAATGGCTCACCCATCGAGTCCGTCTATATTTATTCGAAACCAGAATGGACTGCGCTGGTAGCAACGGAAGATTCACCAATCAAAACAGTCGAGGACTTGAAAGGCAAGAAAGTTGCCGCCACTTTAGGAACGGATCCCTACATCTTCCTTCTGCGTTCACTTCAGGAAGCAGGCCTTTCATCGAAGGATTTGGAGATTGTGAACTTGCAGCATGCGGATGGCGCCAATGCCTTGTTAACTGGCCAAGTTGATGCGTGGGCGGGCCTTGATCCGCATATGGCAAGAGTTGAAGTGGATTCCGGCGCAAACTTATTCTCGCGTGACCATGACAAAAATACATATGGCACGTTGAATGTCCGGTCGGAATTTGCAGAACAGAATCCGGAAGCTGTAGAAAAAGTAATTGAGGTATATGAGAAAGCGCGGAAATGGGTTGTAGAAAATCCGGATGAAGCAGCAGAAATCTTGGCAAAAGAAGCAGACATGGAGTTGGAAGTGGCTAAGAAAAGCATCGAGCGAAATGATTTCTCAGATCCCATTCCCGGCGATAAGCAAATCGAGGCACTTGAAGAGGCTGGCGCTGTCTTGAAGTCGGAAAACGTGATTAAAGGCGATGCAGATATTGAAAAAACAGTTAGTGAATTAATTATTGACCGATTTGCGAAAAAAGTGATCGCAACGGAATAG
- a CDS encoding YidH family protein, with product MENENKKKEHEENQLKFAQQHMANERTYLAWLRTAIAIIGIGFLTVSLHLTIGKSHRISDFLAILLTILSSVAGFGVIINAAVQYFRKRKQIQEQRFHSTHVSIIVGLLALLVVLLVAVMYIFVQFMHIEENL from the coding sequence ATGGAAAACGAAAATAAGAAAAAAGAACACGAAGAAAATCAACTAAAATTTGCTCAGCAGCATATGGCCAATGAACGCACATATTTAGCCTGGTTACGAACCGCCATAGCTATCATAGGAATTGGCTTCTTAACAGTCTCTTTGCATTTAACCATCGGGAAAAGTCATCGGATAAGTGATTTTCTGGCTATTCTGCTTACTATCCTATCCAGCGTGGCTGGTTTTGGTGTCATCATAAATGCAGCGGTTCAATATTTTAGGAAACGAAAACAAATTCAGGAGCAGCGCTTTCATTCCACCCATGTATCCATAATAGTGGGGTTACTGGCTTTGCTTGTTGTGCTTCTGGTCGCCGTTATGTATATTTTTGTTCAATTTATGCATATTGAAGAGAACCTGTAA
- a CDS encoding THUMP domain-containing protein, whose product MKRLTPTGEFIYTYAYHQDEEELCHLEMRAFFGKDTEEKVIKSMRGIDPSRSPFIKERIELLFEGAELADILEQAAKVDMESATFKVIFPKINGLALANKVDYAAKREIERQIGFVITGKADVHNPDITFGIILFGGRWYFGKYLQSESVWFKHQRKPREYSTALSTRVARAIANIAVPEPAGVKAIDPCCGIGTVLVEALSMGIDIVGRDINPLVVDGSRENIAHFGLSGTVDLGAIADITQQYDVAIIDMPYNLYTHATPDEQQEILKHALPFTEKLLVVTIDPIDYMIQDAGFTVTDRCIAKKGLFLREILVCERTIEPSPSVEELQEA is encoded by the coding sequence TTGAAACGATTAACTCCAACAGGTGAATTTATCTATACATATGCATATCATCAAGACGAGGAAGAATTATGCCATTTGGAGATGCGCGCTTTTTTCGGAAAAGACACCGAAGAGAAAGTCATCAAAAGCATGCGCGGCATTGATCCGAGCAGAAGCCCATTCATCAAGGAGCGAATTGAGTTGCTGTTTGAGGGCGCGGAATTAGCGGATATTTTGGAACAGGCGGCTAAAGTGGATATGGAAAGTGCCACGTTTAAAGTAATTTTCCCAAAAATCAACGGATTGGCTTTGGCTAATAAAGTGGATTACGCGGCAAAACGTGAAATCGAACGGCAGATCGGCTTTGTGATCACAGGGAAAGCAGATGTCCATAACCCGGATATCACTTTTGGAATAATTTTGTTCGGGGGCCGTTGGTATTTTGGAAAATACCTGCAAAGTGAGTCTGTCTGGTTCAAGCATCAGCGAAAACCGCGTGAATATTCCACTGCCTTGAGTACAAGAGTGGCGCGTGCTATCGCCAATATTGCAGTTCCTGAGCCAGCGGGAGTCAAAGCGATCGATCCGTGCTGCGGTATTGGAACCGTGCTGGTCGAAGCCCTGTCGATGGGGATCGACATTGTCGGCCGGGACATTAATCCGCTGGTCGTCGATGGTTCGCGGGAAAACATCGCGCATTTCGGTTTGTCTGGAACAGTCGACTTGGGAGCGATCGCCGATATCACACAGCAATATGACGTGGCAATCATTGATATGCCTTATAACCTTTACACGCACGCGACGCCTGATGAACAGCAGGAAATTCTCAAGCACGCATTGCCATTCACCGAAAAACTGCTTGTCGTGACCATTGATCCCATCGATTACATGATACAAGATGCCGGCTTCACGGTAACTGACCGCTGCATTGCAAAAAAAGGATTATTCCTGCGGGAAATTCTAGTGTGTGAGAGAACAATTGAACCTTCCCCGTCTGTTGAAGAATTACAGGAAGCGTAA